A DNA window from Myxocyprinus asiaticus isolate MX2 ecotype Aquarium Trade chromosome 45, UBuf_Myxa_2, whole genome shotgun sequence contains the following coding sequences:
- the LOC127435302 gene encoding zinc finger protein AEBP2-like isoform X1: MASTTSDASERESPNPTEQNGDGSESGLRAADQEPVVKMDVNGETDEKSNGEESREQSPEEATREDGGDDERETEAETEKEQQKSPGSVDGMAEQLKREQREEENASSPAEKSSSGVEGGMKRRASLEMSLSSDGEPLSRMDSEDSISSTLIDMESIASSGRSTPAMMNGHGGASSSSTKGSSYPCSWDQCHMLFNTSPDLAEHIRGVHVDGQRGGVFVCLWKGCKVYNTPSTSQSWLQRHMLSHSGDKPFKCVVGGCNATFASQGGLARHVPTHFSSQNSSKLSSQSKMKEDSPSKAGINKRRKLKCKRRRSLRTYQWNQNARPHDFFDAQTMDAIRHRAICLNLATHIESQGKGHSVVFHSTVIARRKEDSGKVKVLLHWMPEDILPDAWVSESDRPQMKTKVVHLSQLPQDTAVLLDPNIYRMFF, encoded by the exons ATGGCTTCGACGACTTCTGATGCTTCCGAGCGAGAGTCGCCGAACCCGACTGAGCAGAACGGCGACGGGAGCGAATCGGGCCTGCGCGCCGCCGATCAGGAACCGGTCGTTAAGATGGACGTGAACGGCGAGACGGACGAGAAGTCCAACGGAGAAGAATCGAGGGAACAAAGCCCGGAGGAAGCCACGAGGGAAGATGGAGGGGACGATGAAAGAGAAACCGAAGCGGAAACGGAGAAAGAGCAACAGAAGAGCCCCGGTAGCGTGGACGGGATGGCGGAGCAGCTGAAGAGAGAACAAAGGGAGGAGGAGAATGCGTCCTCGCCGGCGGAGAAAAGCAGCAGCGGTGTTGAAGGTGGAATGAAGAGACGTGCGAGTTTAGAGATGAGTTTATCCTCTGATGGAGAGCCGCTCAGCCGCATGGACTCTGAGGACAG tatcAGCAGTACTCTGATTGATATGGAGAGCATTGCGTCCAGTGGCCGTTCTACTCCAGCCATGATGAACGGGCACGGCGGGGCATCTTCGTCCTCTACTAAGGGCTCATCTTACCCCTGCAGCTGGGATCAGTGCCACATGCTCTTCAACACCAGTCCAGACCTGGCTGAACACATCCGTGGAGTGCACGTGGATGGCCAGCGTGGAGGG gtgtttgtgtgtctttggaAAGGCTGTAAGGTTTACAACACCCCGTCCACCAGTCAGAGCTGGCTACAGAGACACATGCTGTCCCACAGCGGAGACAAACCATTCAAG TGTGTGGTGGGCGGTTGCAACGCCACCTTCGCCTCCCAGGGGGGGCTTGCGCGCCATGTGCCGACCCACTTCAGCTCGCAGAATTCCTCCAAACTCTCCAGCCAAAGCAAGATGAAGGAAGACTCTCCATCCAAAGCGGGAATCAACAAACGGAGGAAACTTAAGTGCAAGCGACGAAGGTCGTTGCGTACGTATCAATGGAATCAGAATG CACGGCCTCATGATTTTTTCGACGCTCAGACAATGGATGCAATCCGCCATCGTGCGATCTGCCTCAATCTAGCAACCCATATTGAGAGTCAGGGCaaaggtcacagcgtggtcttTCACAGTACG GTGATCGCCAGGCGGAAGGAGGATTCTGGGAAGGTGAAGGTGCTGCTTCACTGGATGCCAGAGGACAT
- the LOC127435302 gene encoding zinc finger protein AEBP2-like isoform X2 has protein sequence MASTTSDASERESPNPTEQNGDGSESGLRAADQEPVVKMDVNGETDEKSNGEESREQSPEEATREDGGDDERETEAETEKEQQKSPGSVDGMAEQLKREQREEENASSPAEKSSSGVEGGMKRRASLEMSLSSDGEPLSRMDSEDSISSTLIDMESIASSGRSTPAMMNGHGGASSSSTKGSSYPCSWDQCHMLFNTSPDLAEHIRGVHVDGQRGGVFVCLWKGCKVYNTPSTSQSWLQRHMLSHSGDKPFKCVVGGCNATFASQGGLARHVPTHFSSQNSSKLSSQSKMKEDSPSKAGINKRRKLKCKRRRSLPRPHDFFDAQTMDAIRHRAICLNLATHIESQGKGHSVVFHSTVIARRKEDSGKVKVLLHWMPEDILPDAWVSESDRPQMKTKVVHLSQLPQDTAVLLDPNIYRMFF, from the exons ATGGCTTCGACGACTTCTGATGCTTCCGAGCGAGAGTCGCCGAACCCGACTGAGCAGAACGGCGACGGGAGCGAATCGGGCCTGCGCGCCGCCGATCAGGAACCGGTCGTTAAGATGGACGTGAACGGCGAGACGGACGAGAAGTCCAACGGAGAAGAATCGAGGGAACAAAGCCCGGAGGAAGCCACGAGGGAAGATGGAGGGGACGATGAAAGAGAAACCGAAGCGGAAACGGAGAAAGAGCAACAGAAGAGCCCCGGTAGCGTGGACGGGATGGCGGAGCAGCTGAAGAGAGAACAAAGGGAGGAGGAGAATGCGTCCTCGCCGGCGGAGAAAAGCAGCAGCGGTGTTGAAGGTGGAATGAAGAGACGTGCGAGTTTAGAGATGAGTTTATCCTCTGATGGAGAGCCGCTCAGCCGCATGGACTCTGAGGACAG tatcAGCAGTACTCTGATTGATATGGAGAGCATTGCGTCCAGTGGCCGTTCTACTCCAGCCATGATGAACGGGCACGGCGGGGCATCTTCGTCCTCTACTAAGGGCTCATCTTACCCCTGCAGCTGGGATCAGTGCCACATGCTCTTCAACACCAGTCCAGACCTGGCTGAACACATCCGTGGAGTGCACGTGGATGGCCAGCGTGGAGGG gtgtttgtgtgtctttggaAAGGCTGTAAGGTTTACAACACCCCGTCCACCAGTCAGAGCTGGCTACAGAGACACATGCTGTCCCACAGCGGAGACAAACCATTCAAG TGTGTGGTGGGCGGTTGCAACGCCACCTTCGCCTCCCAGGGGGGGCTTGCGCGCCATGTGCCGACCCACTTCAGCTCGCAGAATTCCTCCAAACTCTCCAGCCAAAGCAAGATGAAGGAAGACTCTCCATCCAAAGCGGGAATCAACAAACGGAGGAAACTTAAGTGCAAGCGACGAAGGTCGTTGC CACGGCCTCATGATTTTTTCGACGCTCAGACAATGGATGCAATCCGCCATCGTGCGATCTGCCTCAATCTAGCAACCCATATTGAGAGTCAGGGCaaaggtcacagcgtggtcttTCACAGTACG GTGATCGCCAGGCGGAAGGAGGATTCTGGGAAGGTGAAGGTGCTGCTTCACTGGATGCCAGAGGACAT